A genome region from Heptranchias perlo isolate sHepPer1 chromosome 32, sHepPer1.hap1, whole genome shotgun sequence includes the following:
- the LOC137300782 gene encoding interphotoreceptor matrix proteoglycan 2: MFKYLDGHHYMGSHMKNCSFGPNSPHREVTLTLLINRTWDENLGNNSSVEYRDFTNKLVTLLTPLFREAAPKNFYKVQVTGLREGSIIANSSGVYNYSNNQMEIDHLNNDLQTILLSIVNTTEALKNFTDSMGGDLVTLTRVYAPPPLINNITGLKFRCEVPFDDYTINCSNGNYCICEGPCKRKSVCHGNGECLNQINGSVCECYQDRFYKYTGKYCETSIRTSAFYGVLFGVLSAGLLLLIVIIIAIIFCCRRRKSWHSDRRTSHRWYSIDEEHFRFQQTDMTTVTPTSSILPLGKRRGRYSLSEHLTFENDFGSGVWRPNLDKVDTEAKVRARRPEMVMPLPDEP, from the exons ATGTTCAAATATCTTGATGGCCATCACTATatgggctcacatatgaagaactgTTCTTTCG GTCCAAACTCACCACACAGGGAAGTCACTTTGACACTCTTGATAAACAGGACCTGGGATGAAAACCTGGGTAACAACTCATCTGTGGAATATAGAGATTTCACTAATAAGCTGGTTACATTG CTGACCCCACTGTTCAGAGAAGCTGCACCAAAAAACTTTTACAAAGTCCAAGTTACTGGACTCCG AGAAGGAAGTATTATAGCAAACAGCAGTGGAGTCTACAACTACAGCAACAATCAGATGGAAATCGACCATTTAAACAACGACCTACAAACAATACTGCTCAGTATTGTTAACACCACGGAGGCACTGAAAAACTTCACAGACTCTATGGGTGGTGATCTGGTTACTCTCactcgtgtttatgctccaccaccACTAATCAACA ATATCACAGGCTTGAAATTTAGATGTGAGGTCCCATTTGATGATTACACAATAAACTGCAGCAATGGGAATTATTGTATCTGTGAAGGACCCTGCAAAAGAAAGTCAGTCTGTCACGGGAATGGCGAATGCTTGAATCAAATCAATGGATCTGTCTGTGA GTGTTATCAGGACAGGTTTTACAAATATACAGGGAAATACTGTGAAACATCCATAAGGACCTCGGCTTTCTATGGTGTGTTGTTTGGTGTGTTGTCAGCTGGTCTTCTGCTCCTAATTGTCATCATCATTGCCATTATATTCTGCTGTCGGAGAAGGAAATCCTG GCATTCAGACCGTCGCACCTCCCACAGGTGGTACTCAATAGATGAAGAACATTTCAGATTTCAACAAACAG ATATGACTACAGTCACGCCGACATCAAGCATCCTGCCTCTGGGTAAGAGACGAGGAAGATACAGCCTCAGTGAGCATCTTACATTCGAAAATGATTTTGGGTCTGGCGTCTGGAGGCCAAACTTAGACAAGGTGGACACAGAGGCCAAG GTACGAGCCAGACGCCCAGAGATGGTTATGCCATTACCAGATGAACCATGA